A part of Winslowiella toletana genomic DNA contains:
- a CDS encoding hemin-degrading factor, with translation MTTLYQQYQDLKAAQPKKYARDLARDMAISEAELTHARVGYDAQQLRNEMREILQALEAVGETKSITRNEYAVHEHIGHYTNLNIGDHAGLVLNPRALDLRLFVNSWHSAFALKEQSPRGERQSLQFFDAHGDAVLKVYTTEQTDFAAWDALIARFAQPAAGALSVTPLVAVTQSAAPDAALIENEWRAMTDVHQFFRLLKRHNISRQQAFHAVPEDLAIRVGNHALRQLLEAAKSDGNEIMIFVGNRGCVQIFTGTVEKLVPMDNWLNIFNPHFTLHLTEDAIAESWITRKPTADGMVTSLELFAADGTQIAQLYGQRTEGQPEQMQWRQQLAALSGEGVSA, from the coding sequence ATGACTACACTTTATCAGCAATATCAGGATCTGAAGGCGGCGCAACCGAAGAAATATGCCCGCGATCTGGCGCGCGACATGGCAATTAGCGAAGCAGAACTGACTCATGCCCGCGTCGGTTATGATGCGCAGCAGTTACGTAATGAAATGCGCGAGATTTTGCAGGCGCTGGAAGCCGTGGGGGAAACCAAATCCATCACCCGTAACGAGTACGCCGTGCATGAACATATCGGCCACTATACCAATCTGAATATCGGTGATCATGCCGGATTGGTGCTGAACCCGCGCGCGCTGGATCTGCGTCTGTTCGTCAATAGCTGGCACAGCGCCTTTGCGCTGAAAGAGCAAAGTCCACGCGGCGAGCGCCAGAGCCTGCAGTTCTTTGATGCGCACGGTGATGCGGTACTGAAAGTGTACACCACTGAGCAGACTGATTTTGCCGCATGGGATGCGCTGATTGCCCGTTTTGCGCAGCCCGCTGCTGGCGCACTGAGCGTGACGCCGCTTGTCGCCGTGACGCAAAGCGCTGCGCCGGATGCCGCATTGATTGAAAACGAATGGCGGGCGATGACCGATGTTCATCAGTTCTTCCGTCTGCTGAAACGACACAATATCAGTCGTCAGCAGGCATTTCATGCAGTGCCTGAGGATCTGGCGATCCGCGTCGGCAATCACGCCCTGCGCCAGCTGCTGGAGGCCGCGAAAAGCGACGGCAATGAGATTATGATTTTTGTCGGCAACCGCGGCTGCGTGCAGATCTTTACCGGCACGGTTGAAAAGCTTGTGCCAATGGACAACTGGCTGAATATCTTTAATCCGCACTTTACCCTGCACCTGACTGAAGATGCTATCGCTGAAAGCTGGATCACCCGCAAGCCAACCGCCGACGGCATGGTCACCAGCCTCGAACTGTTTGCCGCCGACGGCACGCAAATTGCGCAACTGTATGGTCAGCGTACTGAAGGCCAGCCGGAGCAGATGCAGTGGCGCCAGCAGCTGGCGGCGTTAAGCGGCGAAGGAGTAAGCGCATGA
- a CDS encoding heme/hemin ABC transporter substrate-binding protein codes for MKRWLIALIALPLSALAAGRVVSIGGDVTQIIYALDAQQDLVGRDSTSLHPAQVTKLPDVGYMRQLNTEGILALKPTLVLASELAKPSLVLQQVEQAGVKVVTITGATDLKAIDSKIATIATALQRQDAGKNLQQRIDKQLSALPAQPLPVKALFILAHSGMTAMAAGRNTAADAAFSAAGVQNAMGNIQRYQPLSQEGVIASAPDLVVVSVSGMDKIGSEENLWKLPGLAMTPAGKNKQLLVVDDMALLGFGLDTPGAIVKLRKAAEAVAR; via the coding sequence ATGAAACGCTGGCTGATAGCGCTGATCGCCCTGCCACTTTCCGCACTGGCCGCCGGACGCGTGGTATCGATTGGCGGTGACGTTACACAGATTATTTATGCTCTCGATGCGCAGCAGGATCTGGTAGGTCGCGACAGCACCAGCCTGCATCCGGCGCAGGTCACTAAACTGCCCGATGTCGGTTATATGCGTCAGCTGAATACCGAAGGTATTCTGGCGCTGAAACCCACGCTGGTGCTGGCCAGCGAGCTGGCGAAGCCCTCGCTGGTTCTGCAACAGGTAGAGCAAGCTGGCGTCAAAGTGGTGACGATCACCGGCGCCACCGATCTGAAGGCTATCGACAGTAAAATTGCCACTATCGCCACGGCGCTACAGCGTCAGGACGCCGGTAAGAATCTGCAACAGCGCATTGATAAACAACTGTCAGCGCTGCCTGCACAACCGTTGCCGGTAAAAGCGCTGTTTATTCTGGCCCATAGCGGTATGACTGCGATGGCGGCCGGACGTAATACCGCCGCCGATGCAGCCTTTAGCGCCGCCGGGGTGCAGAATGCGATGGGCAATATCCAGCGTTATCAGCCGCTGTCACAGGAAGGGGTGATTGCCAGTGCCCCCGATCTGGTAGTGGTCAGCGTCTCCGGGATGGATAAGATCGGCAGTGAGGAGAATCTGTGGAAACTGCCAGGTCTGGCGATGACGCCAGCCGGTAAAAATAAGCAGTTGCTGGTGGTGGATGATATGGCGCTGCTCGGTTTTGGTCTTGATACGCCGGGTGCGATTGTTAAATTGCGTAAGGCAGCGGAAGCGGTAGCCAGATGA
- a CDS encoding protein adenylyltransferase SelO has protein sequence MQFNNSWFNELPGFYSALNPTPLKNPRLLYYSHSVAQLLGLDDSWFSADKATLWSGETLLPGMQPLAQVYSGHQFGVWAGQLGDGRGILLGEQQLADGRKFDWHLKGAGLTPYSRMGDGRAVLRSTLREFLASEAMHHLGVPTSRALTVVTSDEPVYRETTERGAMLLRVAESHVRFGHFEHFFYNGQQEKLQQLADYVIAHHWPALVGAADVYLQWFTDVVKRTARLIAHWQSIGFAHGVMNTDNMSILGITLDYGPYGFLDDYQPDFICNHSDHQGRYAFDNQPVVGLWNLNRLAHALSGLMSSEQLKQALAEYEPELMRSWGSKMRAKLGLLTEDKGDNDILTGLLSLMTNEGSDYTRTFRLLSATQQDESRSPLRDEFIDRDAFDRWYNDYRQRLQRDQSSDEVRQRLMKSVNPAIILRNYLAQQAIERAEQDDISVLTRLHQALARPFDDAPEFADLAQRPPDWGKKVEVSCSS, from the coding sequence ATGCAGTTCAATAATAGCTGGTTTAATGAGCTACCCGGCTTCTATAGCGCACTTAACCCCACCCCATTAAAAAATCCGCGTCTGCTGTATTACAGCCACTCTGTTGCGCAACTGCTGGGCCTCGATGACAGCTGGTTTAGCGCGGATAAAGCCACCCTGTGGAGCGGTGAAACCCTGCTGCCAGGGATGCAGCCGCTGGCGCAGGTCTACAGCGGCCATCAGTTTGGCGTCTGGGCCGGACAGCTGGGCGACGGGCGCGGTATTCTGCTCGGCGAACAGCAGCTTGCCGATGGTCGTAAATTTGACTGGCATCTGAAGGGAGCCGGACTGACGCCTTATTCGCGGATGGGCGATGGTCGCGCAGTTCTGCGCTCCACGCTGCGCGAATTTCTTGCCTCCGAGGCGATGCATCATCTCGGCGTACCGACCTCACGCGCGTTAACCGTGGTGACCAGCGATGAACCGGTATACCGCGAAACCACCGAGCGCGGCGCGATGCTGCTGCGCGTGGCGGAAAGCCATGTGCGGTTTGGCCATTTTGAACACTTCTTCTATAACGGCCAGCAGGAAAAACTGCAACAGCTGGCTGACTATGTGATTGCCCATCACTGGCCCGCGCTGGTCGGCGCTGCTGATGTATATCTGCAGTGGTTTACCGACGTGGTAAAACGCACCGCGCGGCTGATTGCCCACTGGCAAAGCATTGGTTTTGCCCATGGCGTAATGAATACCGACAATATGTCGATTCTCGGTATTACGCTGGACTATGGTCCTTATGGCTTCCTTGACGACTATCAGCCGGACTTTATCTGCAATCATTCCGATCATCAGGGACGCTACGCCTTTGATAATCAGCCGGTGGTGGGGCTGTGGAATCTTAACCGTCTGGCGCACGCGCTTTCCGGGTTGATGAGCAGCGAACAGCTGAAACAAGCGCTGGCGGAATATGAACCCGAGCTGATGCGCAGCTGGGGCAGCAAGATGCGCGCTAAACTGGGGCTGCTTACCGAGGATAAAGGCGATAACGATATTCTGACCGGTTTGTTATCCCTGATGACCAACGAGGGCAGTGACTATACGCGCACCTTCCGCCTGTTAAGTGCGACGCAACAGGATGAGAGCCGTTCACCACTGCGCGATGAATTTATTGACCGTGACGCCTTTGACCGCTGGTACAACGACTATCGCCAGCGGCTGCAGCGCGATCAAAGCAGTGATGAGGTGCGACAGCGGCTGATGAAGTCGGTTAACCCGGCGATTATCCTGCGTAACTACCTGGCCCAGCAGGCGATTGAACGGGCGGAACAGGATGATATCAGCGTGCTGACGCGGCTGCACCAGGCGCTGGCCCGTCCGTTTGACGATGCGCCTGAGTTTGCCGATCTGGCGCAACGCCCGCCAGACTGGGGGAAAAAAGTTGAGGTCAGCTGCTCCAGTTAA
- a CDS encoding heme ABC transporter ATP-binding protein, whose protein sequence is MDNLLQAYGLSYIVGGRRLIESVSLQMHAGEMVSLIGPNGAGKSTLLRLLTGYLPPSAGYCQLHGLALTDWSQQQLSRQRAVMRQQSTLVFPLPVQDVIAMGRAPWPQQPVMPVVREVMALTGCEALAKRDYRQLSGGEQQRVQLARALAQLWQQDGPQGWLFLDEPTSALDLYHQQHALRLLHQLTRQSKLTVCCVLHDLNLAALWSDRMLLLHQGSLVASGTPAEVMTEATLTRWYRADLQVLPHASEAVPQIALRR, encoded by the coding sequence GTGGATAATCTGTTACAGGCGTATGGCCTGAGTTACATTGTGGGTGGCCGCCGGTTGATTGAGTCGGTTTCACTGCAGATGCACGCCGGGGAGATGGTGTCGCTGATCGGTCCAAACGGCGCCGGTAAATCGACGTTGCTGCGCCTGCTAACCGGCTACCTGCCCCCTTCGGCGGGTTATTGCCAGCTGCATGGCCTCGCGCTGACTGACTGGTCGCAACAGCAGCTGTCGCGCCAGCGCGCGGTGATGCGCCAGCAGAGTACGCTGGTATTTCCGCTACCCGTGCAGGATGTGATTGCCATGGGCCGCGCGCCCTGGCCGCAACAACCGGTGATGCCGGTGGTCAGAGAAGTGATGGCGTTAACCGGCTGTGAAGCACTGGCAAAACGTGATTATCGTCAGCTGTCAGGTGGTGAACAGCAGCGGGTGCAGTTAGCGCGCGCGCTGGCGCAGTTATGGCAACAGGACGGCCCCCAGGGCTGGCTGTTTCTTGATGAACCAACCTCGGCGCTGGATCTTTATCATCAGCAACATGCTTTACGTTTACTGCACCAGCTGACGCGTCAGAGCAAACTGACAGTATGCTGCGTGCTGCACGATCTTAATCTGGCGGCGCTGTGGTCGGATCGGATGTTGCTACTGCATCAGGGCAGTCTGGTGGCCAGCGGAACGCCGGCGGAAGTGATGACCGAAGCGACACTGACGCGCTGGTATCGGGCCGATCTGCAGGTACTTCCCCATGCCAGTGAGGCCGTACCGCAGATTGCGCTGCGCCGTTAA
- a CDS encoding FecCD family ABC transporter permease has translation MIVRFPLRWLAVMLISLLLLAVLAANLGAMRLSLPMVWRAPHDSMLWQIWWNIRLPRVLLAMLVGAALALSGAVMQGLFRNPLADPGLLGISSGAALAVAVSVVLPLALPAMLALYVPMLAAFIGSLAITLVIFTLSRLGQTGLSRLLLVGIAINALCGAAVGVFSWISNDQQLRQLSLWGMGSLGQAQWSTVLACASLIIPAALLIQWRASRLNLLQFGEEEAHYLGVDVQRTQRHLMILSALLVAAAVAISGVIGFIGLVVPHLMRICLGADHRWMLPGSLLAGAILLLIADTLARTLVAPAEMPVGLLTSLLGGPWFLWLILRRQAGNRG, from the coding sequence ATGATCGTTCGTTTTCCCCTGCGCTGGCTGGCGGTGATGCTGATTAGCCTGCTGCTGCTGGCGGTACTGGCCGCTAACCTGGGTGCCATGCGCCTGTCATTGCCGATGGTCTGGCGCGCACCGCATGACAGTATGCTGTGGCAGATTTGGTGGAATATCCGTCTGCCGCGAGTATTGCTGGCAATGCTGGTCGGCGCCGCGCTGGCGCTGTCAGGGGCGGTGATGCAGGGGCTGTTTCGCAATCCACTGGCCGATCCTGGCCTGCTGGGGATCAGCAGCGGCGCGGCGCTGGCGGTGGCTGTTTCGGTGGTGCTGCCGCTGGCGTTACCGGCAATGCTGGCGCTGTATGTGCCGATGCTGGCGGCGTTTATCGGCAGTCTGGCGATTACGCTGGTGATCTTCACCCTCAGCCGCCTCGGACAGACCGGATTGTCACGTCTGCTGCTGGTGGGGATCGCGATCAATGCCCTGTGTGGTGCAGCGGTGGGCGTGTTCTCGTGGATCAGTAACGATCAGCAGTTACGTCAGTTGTCGCTCTGGGGCATGGGCAGTCTCGGTCAGGCGCAGTGGTCAACAGTGCTGGCCTGCGCCTCACTGATTATCCCGGCGGCACTACTGATCCAGTGGCGCGCATCGCGTCTTAATCTGTTGCAGTTTGGCGAAGAGGAAGCGCACTACCTGGGTGTCGATGTGCAGCGCACCCAGCGCCATCTGATGATCCTCAGCGCCCTGCTGGTCGCGGCGGCGGTGGCGATCAGTGGCGTGATTGGTTTTATTGGCCTGGTGGTGCCGCATCTGATGCGTATCTGCCTCGGCGCCGATCACCGCTGGATGCTGCCCGGTTCGCTGCTGGCGGGCGCGATTCTGTTACTGATTGCCGATACGCTGGCGCGCACGCTGGTGGCGCCGGCTGAAATGCCGGTGGGTCTGCTGACCAGTCTGCTCGGTGGTCCGTGGTTTCTCTGGTTAATCTTGCGCCGTCAGGCAGGCAATCGTGGATAA
- a CDS encoding glutathione peroxidase yields MSIYDTELVTLDGEKTTLQQWQGKVLLVVNVASKCGLTAQYEQLEQLQKEHHPQGFDVLGFPCNAFLEQEPGTNEEIKTFCSTTYGVTFPMFSKIEVNGDHRHPLYAQLTAAQPQALAPEGSGFLERMTSKGRAPKASGDILWNFEKFLIGRNGEVLQRFSPDMTPDDPIIVNSIKQALAG; encoded by the coding sequence ATGAGTATTTATGATACAGAACTGGTGACGCTGGATGGTGAGAAAACCACGCTGCAACAGTGGCAAGGCAAAGTGCTGTTAGTGGTTAACGTGGCGTCAAAATGTGGTTTAACCGCGCAATATGAGCAGCTCGAGCAGTTGCAGAAAGAACACCATCCGCAGGGCTTCGATGTACTGGGCTTTCCGTGCAATGCATTCCTTGAGCAGGAGCCGGGCACTAACGAAGAGATTAAAACCTTTTGCAGCACCACTTATGGTGTGACTTTCCCGATGTTCAGTAAAATCGAGGTTAATGGTGATCATCGTCATCCGCTGTATGCGCAACTGACAGCCGCACAGCCGCAGGCGCTTGCTCCGGAAGGCAGTGGCTTCCTTGAGCGTATGACCAGCAAAGGCCGCGCGCCAAAAGCCAGCGGCGATATCCTGTGGAATTTTGAAAAGTTCCTGATTGGACGTAACGGTGAAGTGCTGCAACGTTTCTCGCCAGATATGACGCCGGATGATCCGATTATCGTTAACAGCATTAAGCAGGCGCTGGCCGGATAA
- a CDS encoding C40 family peptidase, giving the protein MRIWLIIVVLILAGCSSHAPPPNGRLSDSITVIAQLNEQLGQWRGTPYRYGGMSRGGVDCSGFVYLTFRDRFDLQLPRTTEAQTDVGTRIDKDDLLPGDLVFFKTGSGENGLHVGIYDTDNQFIHASTSRGVIRSSLDNVYWRKVFWQARRI; this is encoded by the coding sequence ATGCGCATCTGGCTTATTATTGTCGTGCTTATTCTGGCTGGTTGCAGCAGTCATGCTCCGCCGCCAAATGGACGACTGTCAGATTCGATTACGGTTATCGCCCAGCTAAATGAACAACTGGGCCAGTGGCGCGGCACGCCTTATCGTTATGGCGGCATGAGCCGTGGTGGTGTTGACTGCTCTGGTTTTGTCTATCTTACCTTCCGCGACCGCTTTGATTTGCAACTACCGCGCACCACTGAAGCCCAGACGGATGTTGGCACCCGCATCGACAAAGATGACCTGTTGCCTGGCGATTTAGTATTTTTCAAAACCGGCAGCGGGGAAAATGGCCTGCATGTTGGCATTTATGATACTGACAATCAGTTTATTCATGCCTCAACCAGCAGGGGAGTGATACGATCTTCGCTGGATAATGTTTATTGGCGAAAAGTATTCTGGCAGGCGCGCAGGATTTAA
- the btuD gene encoding vitamin B12 ABC transporter ATP-binding protein BtuD yields the protein MLLEIDGAAVAGRLAPFSAQVTRGQLIHLLGPNGAGKSSLLARLSGLLAGSGRIQFLARPLESWSGQQLARHRGWLHQQQLPPGLMAVFHYLQQHLQYADQPYDRALAHILAELHLEDKLARPLNQLSGGEWQRVRLAAVLLQITPQANSHGKLLLLDEPMAGLDVAQQAALDRLLLAQCQAGVTVIMSGHDLNHSLRHAQQVWLMKAGAVIAQGDTQQVMQPEQLEQLYQVPFRKLTVEGQQILTTLVD from the coding sequence ATGCTGCTGGAGATTGATGGCGCTGCGGTGGCCGGACGTCTGGCGCCCTTTAGCGCTCAGGTCACCCGCGGACAGCTTATCCATCTGCTCGGCCCCAACGGGGCCGGTAAAAGCTCGCTGCTGGCCCGGTTATCGGGTTTGCTGGCGGGCAGCGGACGGATTCAGTTTCTCGCCAGACCGCTGGAGAGCTGGAGTGGCCAGCAGCTGGCGCGTCATCGCGGCTGGCTGCACCAGCAACAGCTGCCGCCCGGTCTGATGGCGGTATTCCACTATCTGCAACAGCATCTGCAATATGCCGACCAGCCTTATGACAGGGCATTAGCGCATATTCTGGCTGAGCTGCACCTGGAGGATAAACTGGCGCGACCGCTTAATCAGCTTTCCGGTGGCGAGTGGCAGCGGGTGCGGCTGGCGGCGGTGCTGTTACAGATTACACCGCAGGCCAATTCCCACGGCAAACTGCTGCTGCTGGATGAACCGATGGCCGGGCTGGATGTGGCGCAGCAGGCGGCGCTGGATCGTCTGCTGCTGGCTCAGTGTCAGGCGGGCGTAACGGTAATAATGAGCGGGCATGATCTCAACCACAGTCTGCGTCATGCGCAACAGGTCTGGTTAATGAAGGCGGGCGCGGTGATCGCTCAGGGCGATACGCAACAGGTGATGCAGCCTGAGCAGCTTGAACAACTCTATCAGGTGCCATTCCGTAAACTCACGGTTGAAGGGCAGCAAATTCTTACCACGCTGGTGGATTAG
- a CDS encoding EAL domain-containing protein: MKIHLAADYDISAAFYPIYTLTGQLTAVELISWFSHETANVAIPVEMLIAQLTFEQRIALLQSQISLVEKHYDFFSHHDLHVAINIDEMIAQAILDSEFLLHKMGLLDCLELEINESFANLSEGRDNPLLTALSDQFYLSLQNFGAGKATPKAVYDNLFYRVKLDKTFIQHNIRRLSFAPFINAVLNNIAPHCQQIIVQGVDDANGLEEISKYPFSGIQSALFPAVDEASLGALIRPPKELSDFYG, encoded by the coding sequence ATGAAAATCCATTTAGCTGCTGACTATGATATTAGTGCAGCATTTTATCCTATTTACACCCTGACGGGTCAGTTGACTGCCGTGGAACTTATCTCGTGGTTCTCGCATGAAACGGCTAATGTGGCGATCCCGGTTGAGATGCTGATTGCGCAGCTTACCTTTGAGCAACGCATCGCACTGCTGCAAAGCCAAATTAGTTTAGTAGAAAAACATTATGATTTCTTTAGTCATCATGATCTGCATGTCGCTATTAATATTGACGAAATGATCGCCCAGGCGATTTTAGATAGCGAGTTCCTTTTACACAAAATGGGGTTGTTGGATTGTCTCGAACTGGAAATTAATGAAAGCTTCGCGAATTTATCGGAAGGCAGAGATAATCCTTTGCTGACGGCGTTAAGCGATCAGTTTTATCTTAGTCTGCAAAATTTTGGTGCGGGTAAAGCCACACCAAAAGCGGTTTATGACAACCTTTTTTACCGGGTGAAATTAGATAAGACTTTTATTCAGCACAATATCAGGCGTCTCTCTTTTGCACCTTTTATAAATGCTGTGTTGAATAATATTGCTCCGCACTGTCAGCAGATCATTGTTCAGGGCGTTGATGATGCAAATGGGCTGGAAGAGATCAGCAAGTACCCTTTTTCCGGCATCCAGAGTGCATTGTTTCCGGCAGTAGATGAAGCATCGCTGGGCGCATTAATTCGGCCACCAAAAGAGCTTTCGGATTTCTACGGTTAG